In the Hermetia illucens chromosome 1, iHerIll2.2.curated.20191125, whole genome shotgun sequence genome, GTTATATTCTGACAGATTAATAAACTCTTTTACAAAAGCTCACTTTACTACTTCTAActaattttgcaatattttcagGATATGCCGCCAGAAAGTTCATCAAGCCGGATCACACTATTGTCAATCCTGTGCGTATCAAAAGGGAATATGTGCAATGTGCGGAAAGAAGCTGCTCGACACACGAAATTATAAACAAAGTTCAGcataaaaaaagttgttttaatattttatattatgttCTCCTACTAAGTCTACATTGTAAACAAAAAGTGTTTATATTACAAAATATAGTGTACTACTTGGCGTTTTTAAGGCTGCTCTTTTTCCTTGtccttttcttttcgtttcttcGCATAGCTCAATCCTTCTTTGTCGAAATCTAAAGGCATAATACCGAGATCGCCGCTGTATCGATTTTTCGCAACCTGGAATTGTAAAAATGCTTCCTATTAGTATCAGCGAGTGTTATTTTGGCGTtctattataaaatataaatctTTCTATCGTAAGATTGAAGCTTCCGTCAATGTTATGTGGAGCAgagttcaatgaaaaaaaaacaaaaacaaaggaaTATTCTTGAGACAAACGATATATTAGCTGGAGCCATGGCTCCATAAAATagattatatggttgccataaatTACTATGTTGGGAGTTATCGGTCTTCCTCGGATGTGTGAACTATCCACTGGTATTTCCGCTTTCTCATCAACGCATCCGTGCGCCGGCGAAATTCATCATTAGTCAGTGTCCAGGACATCACGATGAGAACGAATACACACAGCCTAAGGAGAACTGAGCTCCAGTAACAATGGTGAcaacttttttttgggagtagggtaggtgaatgcgtttacgcagagTGTTGGACCCCCACAACAGTACGCTTTCGGCTGTCGGACTACGAACTAAaccctgtcatcagaaaactagtctggagccgtttgacacattacttcgggctagcccttccactctcccggctttgggagccctcaagtcagggaattcctttcaccaacgggagggaaggggaggaagggtgttgtcagttcagggaaccccttaccgtgcGATCCCTATgccgatcgagttcaatcttcttcgaaataagaagagcccgaacataatccGCAATGCGATTTCAGCTGccagtgctcttcagcatctctttgacaatgttgtctggaaagaggTCCCCTGTATctccataaagctgctgacgaaagccgtcccaactctcgcaagagaaaaaggtgtgttcagcgtcgtccgtcactccattgcagaacacataatcaggagatcgcgccttcccctCACCCTCGTTGCCccccatcacagccggttcggagacagtgcgataaccagacgccactcgcaaagctccctgcctctgcacttgagcaaggcgcttacgatccacctctttgtcaagggcatcaacccatacctccgcgccatagagaagaaccgactgcgttgttcccataagggcccccacattcgccattagccgccACTCCAGCTGTAGCCCTGTCcgttgctgttttgatttgctcgaggaAGCTAATTTTCGAGTCGGCCATCAAACCaatgtatttaaccgctggttttgactctatagtcaattcgtcgatcaatatgggacgcagggccgggattctccttctggtcaagaggACTACTTCGGTCTTTTCCAACGTAAGGCTTagaccgtgagcagtcattcatccgcttactcgtcacatcaacatgccaagtctgctttgcgcctgtatAACAGTGCGTCccacaacaagtgccgcaacgtcatctgtaaccgaccaggcgcggctcttcgggcatatcgagtctcagcgtACTATCATAAGAAGAGTTTCAAGGGCCCGGCCTAACAATGGCGACCACTATCCTTGTACTACTTGCACATAGTAGCACAGAGAAATCATTCTGCATCTGACTGCCGTTTTTTTTCAGGTGCGAAGAAAGAAAGAGtgtatctgtcacacgcacttttctccaaaacggctaaatcgatccgaGCGAAATTTAGtgcacatatgggaactatgaaatcccaagcATACAattagtgacataaatttacatgcagtttaaagggggctcctcatacagtaaaaatttttttcatcgaatatagggtatcgaatgaaaggtttccattagtactttccgaatcggtctcgattagtactttccgaaattggtattagttttgattgAATTGTGAAGCGCGCCAAtagggagtcaaaatgtacacacctaaagtgagacaggactcatcttCGGAAACTACCCCATTCGAAAAAAAAGTCAGGAAGCTgcgtttagatgaaatctaggcctcacaatatgtttcattccgatatctgctcaaataaacttactaatagtacattaccaacactaaaaattgactgaaaaaaaccttatgttcatcctaggagtactaaattttgcaacggcatagaggacagtatcatacgcatgccaagtttcatgaaaattcaactattagtgtaaaagttatagcagttgaaacttatcaatttccataCAGGCATACaagtaagatgctgacgtcataattaatgagaataattgatattcgagtgaaatattaaaattccattcatcaagaatctatttctccccagccctttctaaggttttgtgtacaacaaatccttattaaattgatttactgtctgcctgtccgtctatcacacgcatttttcttggaaacggttgtaacgattgacaccaaatttggtgagaaagtgggaacagTGAACTCTCGCACATACactgaattacatcattctaggtcaaacataagggggggggggggaggtcccCCCATATATGcgattgttttttcaccaaatataatcattgggggtatcaaatgaaagatctcagttagtactttccgatgccggccttagttttgacatctattGGAAAGGTCGGTAGTGCTGGaggccgaaagtgatcatttctttcatggacccattctcagaaactacccaaccgaaaaatctgaaaaaaatcagcaggccccgaaatacccttcataccgatatctgttcaaataaaattaataaaagcatattactataatttttagtaattggctgcaaaaacccccttaagatcATCCTATAATCCACAAACTTTGCAGCAATATACGCTATAAGATAGAGCACAATCCTACCTACCTaactagtttggtggaaattgcactattactgacaaagttaaaataggtcaaatttatcacttttgtggcggtgcaaccccatatcgatcgcggatatcctcatttcggatgtgatcaaaacgtgtcacggaactagtccaacccaacatcttcgtctccattaccgcaacacgccgttcattgtcttttatagtcggccaacactcagaaccatagagagcgacaggatggacgacagtgcggtaaattttagatttgagacgttcgttgatacgtcgatcacaaagaacaccagttgcggaataccagttcatccaggttgcgttaatgcgtgaagcaattttattacgcagttctccattggtcaatagtattgacccgagatatttaaatcgcttagttttgGGAAGATCACTACCGCTaacagaactcagcgatttaaatatcccgagtcaatgctatcagccaatggagaactgcgttatgctcctcacctagggaaacacaaaaccatatatacctgaagcgtccagcttccggtctcccgacttgtttttcataaaatgagAAAACGCTTTTCAAAAATAGTTTTTAGCAGTTCTAGGTAATGAGTACGGAGAAAAGAAcaccgccatgctattaatatagtatgctggtcctaagcccagctaaaggaggagggtttgaggcaacgtactttgtactatcctcagtagaacaaaaataaaatgctgagatcagggaaagagataaatagagtatagttggagttatttcactatgaCAAAATCCTACCttatctctcttggtggcaggtcccgcgacaggccgaccaggaaaatgcatacaatgtggtTAGAAGCAAGATGATCGAATTgaatcacaagcctcggaaaagtgctagggcgtccacctcaatcgACGAAGACAGGCCCCGGAcctgtcgaaaaatgggcaagTGTTCTTGACGAAAGGACGGCGTCAGgaagtaagcaagttagtccacgagaaagatctgtatcgaattgccaaaagccgtaaccaacgcacacagaatattgaacgcttctgttgcgttaatgacaagaacggtactttgcttaccagccGTAgagtcgcaacggatagatggcgagaatacttcgagcagatttcaactgaagaatttgctcatcctccatttccacactCATTGAcgacatttggagtagttccacctgtcagcgcaactggtgctcagaggtagcggcgaggaagatggggcggcaaccctatcggccaaaccaaaaccaagtggtcgaggagaacctccatagtggtagcaccgggagacgctgtaatcgccttggtttgccagccgtgattcagtaggcgaatgctccaaagacctaatcagggcgatcagacccgagtctgcacggggactcatctgaagtggcaaattggtcacgaaaccttatcaggggtatactggtaccatgggaaccgggaaagctcctggactcacatacttcgagtgaactcttgttgtatgtgaggacagctcggttatttgcggttggcccccctagtgggagtttcatggtggttgtggttgtgctcaagcgagaagagaccttcgggcctcgacgtggtgttgcgtatcaatacgggtgccgtactccatagttcggtagagatttaggtaattcttgcatccaccaatatgaatactaagccatgcacttggtatagactggtaccgttgttgcttgtctcagcggggctctgattgtggtcacaaaatcaatccgtgtcttaagaggaccgtaggattaagtctcacgacaggtgcctacgtaaaacactatgggcttcactgtcagcgcaactgaagtcgaggatgcaataaaacaaatgaaatcggggaaagcaacaggacctgatgacatcgctgggacccaacactgtggctcagtgaattctttaaccgggttattcaggaaggaagaacaccatctgactggcaagaaagtaccactgttccaatatggaaagagaaagatagtccagcagaatgttcaaattaccgtccgatccggttactttcccataccatgaagatttttgaacgcatttttgacatccgtattcgcgaaatcgttgaaataaccgtgaatcaagccagatttgtcaaaaactgcggaactactgacgcaatacatgctgcacggttactcatggagaaacaccgtgagaagcatcgccctctttacattgcatttttgaatctctgaatctagagaaagcgtttgaccgtatgccacacgaacttatctggtatgctttacgataacacttagtttcagaagaactcgtgcgctgggttcaactgctctaccacgattcgaaaagtaaagttcgaagtatggcgttccacaactggtgttctttgtgatcgacgtatcaataaacgtctcaaatctaaaatttgccgcaatatcgtccgtcctgtcgccctctatggttctgtgttggccaaatataaaagacaatgaacggcgtcttgcggcaatggagacgaaaatgttgcgttggactagtggcgtgacacgttttgatcatatccgaaatgaggatatccgcgatcattatggagttgcaccgatcttggaaaaattgcaagagaggcgtcttcgatggtatggtcacgcaatttctgcaaacgagaattgacttgccaagattggtctggcagcaggccgaagcaacggtgccttgatacgctggatggggatttaaaagcctcgagattgcacccaaatcaggcattcgacagagccaaattgcgaaacccaccacgagccgactccgcttgtgatcgggaaaaaggctgaagaaaaagaaaaagaagaatggtcgaaTGACCCGTACTTTTGGAGTACACCTCATAGATAAAATGATATTCCATCCCATAATTAACTCAAAAATGTTAGTAGTTTTTTTAcctttgaagaatttacttGAAACCCCCATAAGTTTATTCGAGGACTATATTTGCTGCAGTCATGAAGTAAAATCTTAAGTTTTCTTTGATACGCTATACTCACTGAATTACTTGCACCGTAAGCCATCATAAAGTGGTTTTTTCATATTACTACTCAAAATTATCCTTGTTTTATCAAAACACTTACCTGCAAAAACTTTTTCCCTCTCACGGAAGTCAGTCTCTTGTCCTGGATTATTAATACATTATCAGCTTCTTGTGTTGCTTTGGCACTTCCAAATATCGAACTCGTAGTCAAATCTTCATTATCTCTCTCCTTCCGAGGATGCATTACCAGCGTAACATGAACGTTACGCTTCGTAGCAAAAGTTCGAAATGATGCGATTATAACGTCTTGTTCCCAAAATTTATCACCTGACTTCACACCCATTGTATTCAAACCAAGCATGAACTGTACATTATCGATGATAACATGTTGAATATCATGCACGTATTGTGCATGTTCAATTGCTTCCATAACAACTTTGATGCTTTGCTGTCCATGGAAGGTCATAAAATAGATAGGCAGCTTTTCAAGTTGCCCAGCCCAATTGTCGAATTCGTTCAGTTTATCGTCGAGCGGATAGCCAACGAATTGGCGAAGCAAAGTTGCAGCTAAACGAGTGTTACGGATTTCAAATGAACCCCACAGTGTTGTAACGCCTTGCATTGCTAAGTCTAGAGAATACTCGGACATAAATGTTGTTTTACCACAGCCAGTTGGTCCGGTAAGAACCGTAAGTTCTCCCTTTCGATGGCCTTTTAGAAGTTTATTTAAAATAGGAAATCGTTTCCATTTGACACCATTCACTTTTTCGATGTTTTGCAATTCGCTTAGGACATCTTGTTTTAACGAGCTGAATGTTGTGATAGATTTGTGCAGAATCGGTTGGGCTGCTTGTAGGATTGCCGTGAGATTCAAACCCGATTGTAGAGCTATATGCGGTGTAGGCTGACCAATAGTTGGTCGGATGAATCGACAGCGTTTCTCGTCTAGTTTTTTAGCAAAATTTCGGGCTACATCCCATCCTGTAGCGTCAAAATCAAACCACATTATAAGTTCTTTGTATTCCTCTAATGATGGAAGACATTCCTGAGGTAGAGACTTTAATCTATATGGCAAACAGATTATTTTGGCTGGAAAAGTATTAGAATGCATGAATACTTTATTATAGATAAAATCCAATGAAAATGATTTACCTCCATCTATTTTTTGAGATACCAAAGCCAAAAAGTCGATCACATTGAGAACTAATATAGCTTTGTTGATCTCTCTTTGAGTTTTTGGCGAGTAAATTAACAGTCCAGTGCAGCCAGCTGCAGGAATAGTAACATCTTCTTCAAGCCTATCCTCGTGAATTACCTTTTCCCCTACAACTACACCTTCGGAGTTGACTAGATCGAAATGTAAAGAACATTCTTCTGGATTCCATCTCGCGCCCAATGCTGAAAGTTGCGCTACTGAAGTTCGAAGTTCAAGACGCGCAGCATCTTCTGCAGTGAGTTGCGAGGCAGGTTTCAGTTTGTCCCAATTAGGGTTCCTATattccgcttctgtttttttggAGGACATGAAGTTCTGGCGGAGCTTCTCCAATTCTTCTTTATTTCTAGTTGCATATTGCTtatcaaaaaattttgaaacatttATCCAGGAATCTTGATGCTGGCATTTAGGACAAAGGAAGGCTCCTAGGGACATATAATATTTCAGTAATCAAATCTGGTGACAAAATTTAATCACATTTGAAATATATTACGAAATACCTGatgttttgtttaaataaacTGTTGCTCGTTTTGCACCAGATTCCACCGGACATACAGGGCATTCGGTTCTAATGGAAGTGAACCCATCTTTAAATGCATATCCTGAAGTTTTCACTGAACGTTTCAAGGTAGCCAGCAGCTTTGGATCAAACCCATCAGACGGAATACTATCTGATGAATCTGAAATTCTACTTCGAAACACTATCGGATTGCATTTGAACGAGTGTTTTAAGGTATTCACTGAAAATACTACACTTAAGGAACGAGAGTGCAAATGCAGCATTAGAAAAACTCATAGAGCGTATGTGGGAAGCATTGACTTTTTGTGAAATAAAAATGTATTAACCTATTTGAAATCTACTTTGCACGCACAACTTCCCGCTCCTCATTGACACCTTATCAATGGGATGTAAACAAACATGTGATTtacaattttaaaacaaaatataactccGTATTGCCATACAAATGCAGCTCCGCTTTAAAGTAATATGATGCTTGTCGAAGGATTGAAAACAAAGAACTTTTTCATTCAATATTTCTAAATTATACGCACTTTGTAGAAAGTGAGttatttttgaatattcctTTCTCTTTGGAGAAGAACAAGATGCATCATCTTGGAACGCGTGGAAACGGGTAAATCTGAAGGATCAGATGGAAAATCAGATGTAAATAAAGCAAACGTCAAAACAGAGATGAATCTAGAATTGAAACTCAAATTCACGTAAACAAGTGGAATGGAGGCGACAGGTCGTACGCGCTCCAGGTCGGGTTCTGGTGGCTCCAAGCGTTACAAGAAACTTAGGTAATGAATGAAATATTATTTGTTTAAAGTTTCTTTTAATGTGCATTTTTAATTTAGCAAAGAACAGCTGTTGCTTaccataaaaaagaaaaaagagtgCAATGCCAAGGCGCAGTCAATAGTTGAATCGATGCTTGATCCCGTTGACGATTCCTCTGACTTTTTACTAAAGGTGGGTAAATGCACGGCTTTTACATACTGCTACCGAAATCCCTCATTTAAAAAAGGCTAAAAAGGCTAAATAACGAATATGTATTTCACGATCAGTCGAAACAGGggaaaacttttctttttctagTCTATCCGCGGCCCAGATTTCCAGGTTTGAAGTGAAATTTGAAAAGCATTTTTGGTCCTGATTCTGTTACGAATCATTTTTGATGATAACGTGAGATTCTCTAAGGCGGAGTCTTCCCATTTGGAAAAGAAACCTATTACGTGAGAAACTAATAAGAGGTCCAGGATGGGTTATATCCTCCTTCGATACTCAGCTGGGTGTTAGTTGAAAACGTTCTTTTTATGAGGGCATAAATCTACCGAAGGCTAATTTTTACTGCTGAATTAGCGGACAACAATGTAAAGAGCAAAGGGATGATGTAGGAAGTTGCGTGGGGGAAGGCACCGGCTCGTGGCCGGGCTTATCAACACATAAGATCCATAGCATCCAAAAATGAACTTATCAAGTTGAATCTGATGACTGACCTTGTTCATGAGCAAATCATTCCATCTAGACCAATACCTCTTTGCAGCTGATTCTGCACGAGGCGTTATTCGTAAAGGTTACCTGAGTAGAAACGTACGCTCATACCCTTGGCCTGCTTCAGAGTTAAAAGTAGAATCCTTGCCTTGGTCGAGTGCTGTTCAAAATTGAACGGGTTGTTTTTCCTTCGGAGTTCTTCTTGAGATTTTCAAAATTACTCATAGCAAAACAGCATAAATTTTTAAGAAGGaaacatctttttttctaaGTATAATGATTCGGAGGAACTTTTAACCGGTGGCGATTGAGTGGAAGTTTTCATTTCTTCTAAATATAAAGTGCTTTACAGGGAGGATGTGCCTTGGTAGCAGTATAAAGTACAGGATAAAGACATCCGCTAATTGATATGTAATGGTAAGATAGAAAACCGAAGCGGACAGAATCGATTCTTGCGGCATGCCGGCTTTGTAAATGAAGGAGAAAGATATATGGTTACAATAAACCACTATGTGGGCATAACGTGTTAATCatatctacgcgccatcgttgcaATTCTTCCAATGCGTTTCAACTCACCCAatcattttccgagaagcttgcactccttctccactattCTACCTCATTAGGGAAAAATAGTCGCCAGCCATCCTGGGGTACGCATAACCCCCAATTAAGTTGTCGccctttctcaatgtgtgacccactgccacttccgctttttTATCAAAAAGTCAACGTGTATCTGACTAGTACGTCGACAAAGCATTGTCTCAGGCCAGACTATTCCGATGATGCGATGCagacatgagttgatgaaagttcggaacatcatcatcattaccaaTGGCGCATCAAAtagtatccgctctaggcctgccttaataaggaactccagacatcccgattttgcgccgaggtccaccaattcgatatccctaaaagctgtctcgtgTCCTAGCCTACGTCATcgttcatctcaggcaggtaggtatcgctcatagatctcgtcgtgatgtaggttacggaatcgtccatcctcatgtaggaggccaaaaattctttgggggATTCTTCTTtctaacgcggccaaaagttcgcaatttttcttgctaagaactcaggtctccgagtaatacatgagaactcgcaggatcattgtcttgtacggtaagaactttgaccctatggtgagacgcttcgagcgcagcagtttttgtaagctgatttcatcgtcgtagctgttatcagttgtgattttcgatcctagatgggagaaattatcaacggtttcaaagttgtagtctctcatctttattcttcccgtttgaccagtgtgattttatattgttggttggtttttggtgctgacgttaccaccatatattttgtcttgccttcatgccagagcccgagatctcgcgccgcctgctcgatctgaataaaGGCAGTTTGCTCGTCTCTTGTCGTTCTTGTGCGACCCCTATGCAAGAAAAAGTTTCTTGAGGAAACCGTAGCGGAGCATGACTTAGAAAAACAATTGTTGACagtgaaaatcatttttcggAGCCAAGAAAAAGTCAAGCAGAGAGAAAGTCAGTAAGCAAGGAAGAGAAAAGTCGGGAAAGTGCTTAACATATTAatggaaataaaatttattgtctAAAGAAAAGTTTTCAATCATTTAAGTAAAAAAATTGCCTTTGACGGAACAATACAGGCAATACGAGTTTATTCCGAGAAGACGCTCAAATTTGAGGATGAAAAGTATGTGTGCTGAATCAAGTCTTTAAATTAAGAAACGTGTTgttgttgaaataataaaacttgttgtttctttttcgttggtgtgggtatttattcttgcaaataccgatatttcgggaaccacttgttcccttcatcagtgcaaacaagtttcagAGCagaggggaggagtgcgggaaACCGAAAaaagtcaattatttcaagagcaaaaaaatcatggtagtccgtgcacatggtatctaggcctcaaaatacttctcgCAATCGTGGAAAACgaccccatttgaagaaaaaagaaagtagtgtttcatcaagacaatgcatc is a window encoding:
- the LOC119657052 gene encoding twinkle protein, mitochondrial — translated: MLHLHSRSLSVVFSVNTLKHSFKCNPIVFRSRISDSSDSIPSDGFDPKLLATLKRSVKTSGYAFKDGFTSIRTECPVCPVESGAKRATVYLNKTSGAFLCPKCQHQDSWINVSKFFDKQYATRNKEELEKLRQNFMSSKKTEAEYRNPNWDKLKPASQLTAEDAARLELRTSVAQLSALGARWNPEECSLHFDLVNSEGVVVGEKVIHEDRLEEDVTIPAAGCTGLLIYSPKTQREINKAILVLNVIDFLALVSQKIDGAKIICLPYRLKSLPQECLPSLEEYKELIMWFDFDATGWDVARNFAKKLDEKRCRFIRPTIGQPTPHIALQSGLNLTAILQAAQPILHKSITTFSSLKQDVLSELQNIEKVNGVKWKRFPILNKLLKGHRKGELTVLTGPTGCGKTTFMSEYSLDLAMQGVTTLWGSFEIRNTRLAATLLRQFVGYPLDDKLNEFDNWAGQLEKLPIYFMTFHGQQSIKVVMEAIEHAQYVHDIQHVIIDNVQFMLGLNTMGVKSGDKFWEQDVIIASFRTFATKRNVHVTLVMHPRKERDNEDLTTSSIFGSAKATQEADNVLIIQDKRLTSVRGKKFLQVAKNRYSGDLGIMPLDFDKEGLSYAKKRKEKDKEKEQP